The genomic window CTATGTCTCTCTGGAGGCATAGGGACTTTTTATTTTGTCTGCTTAGGTGAGAGAGAGAATCAACTTATACTAGGAGGAGAAAAAAATGAAGCAGAAATTGACACTACAGGATATGATCCTGACCTTGCAAAAGTTTTGGTCATCGAATGGCTGTATGCTGATGCAGTCTTATGATACGGAAAAGGGTGCCGGAACAATGAGTCCTTATACATTTTTACGAGCAATTGGTCCTGAGCCATGGAATGCAGCGTACGTAGAACCATCTAGACGTCCGGCAGATGGACGGTATGGAGAGAATCCAAATCGGTTGTACCAGCATCATCAATTCCAGGTTGTGATGAAGCCGTCACCTGAAAATATTCAGGAGCTTTATTTGGAAAGCTTGAAATTATTGGGGATTGAGCCGTTAGAACATGACATCCGCTTTGTGGAAGATAACTGGGAAAATCCTTCTATGGGGTGTGCCGGTCTTGGTTGGGAAGTTTGGTTGAACGGGATGGAAATCACTCAGTTCACCTATTTTCAACAGGTAGGTGGCTTACCGTGTAAACCGGTAACCGCAGAAATCACGTATGGTTTAGAACGTTTGGCTTCTTACATTCAAGAAGTGGAAAGTGTCTACGATCTTCAATGGACAGAGGATGTGAAATACGGCGAAATTTTCAAGCAGCCTGAATACGAACATTCTAAATATTCTTTTGAGATTAGTGATCAAGAGATGTTGCTGGAGAATTTTGATAAATTTGAAAAGGAAGCAAAACGTTGTATCGACGAAAGTTTGGTCCATCCGGCGTATGACTATATTTTGAAATGCAGCCACACCTTTAACCTTTTAGATGCTCGTGGTGCTGTTTCGGTGACAGAGCGTGCCGGTTACTTGGCACGAATC from Enterococcus sp. 9E7_DIV0242 includes these protein-coding regions:
- the glyQ gene encoding glycine--tRNA ligase subunit alpha produces the protein MKQKLTLQDMILTLQKFWSSNGCMLMQSYDTEKGAGTMSPYTFLRAIGPEPWNAAYVEPSRRPADGRYGENPNRLYQHHQFQVVMKPSPENIQELYLESLKLLGIEPLEHDIRFVEDNWENPSMGCAGLGWEVWLNGMEITQFTYFQQVGGLPCKPVTAEITYGLERLASYIQEVESVYDLQWTEDVKYGEIFKQPEYEHSKYSFEISDQEMLLENFDKFEKEAKRCIDESLVHPAYDYILKCSHTFNLLDARGAVSVTERAGYLARIRNMARAVAKIFVAEREKLGYPLLNKEHAEKGAE